In the genome of Entelurus aequoreus isolate RoL-2023_Sb linkage group LG08, RoL_Eaeq_v1.1, whole genome shotgun sequence, one region contains:
- the fyb1b gene encoding FYN-binding protein 1 → MENKADVKAIMARFQAGGVGESAPSPPGRPKAPLNSTLSSGPGPLPKKPVLESLSGGGTPPKPSHLKNPALGHNKTKVLTNRFDRGQDGTGKVPDRGLGKSPEASSPTPKGALKPTISSPKPTFPKPPPADSKPSGGSSPAPAPAPAPAPAPAPHPTTPPRMPPLHQKPGSSLVRLWQQSETNAPQGVLQDSQVVSPPRPPASKKPSLRKPASQHSHNHDANNPINGGSNGDTASGPGRNPLPNSLTLGPAPAKPARPPNVDLEDFRRSAGSGTFDRSVPPTTLAPGNHSNHTAQPPQSALPSLPPRPFGSTMHQEESYDDVEDVRMKSPPPPPLPPSTAHPSQRAKEEEDEGSSDDVYEPLDEPWEEEEKKKEERRQLEAEKKEQKCREKKEQEARKKFKLVGPLEAVHQGRVCADCRGSKTELALKRGDALDVIRVQGNPEGKWLGRKQDGSIGYVKTTSVEIDFNSLKSHQAQQVSKFDVYDDVDVASSDSSGGVVLPPPPPNEDWEIYNDVIDPDLDVSPLQSRFAVSKPHVLLKLFDRNRRPANAKVLPPPSQFTAEDDSDAFDEIYCDVDAQNQPPPPPISSIPGLKGKGKAEPSNPKKVKKFEKEEKEFRKKFKYDGEIQVLRRASITTSSALINKKWGGKDLAVRAGENVDVVVRTGDDKVICRNQEGKFGYVSTCHISMDDGDIYDDVGDDCIYDNE, encoded by the exons GAGAACAAGGCGGACGTCAAAGCCATCATGGCTCGCTTCCAAGCGGGCGGCGTGGGCGAGAGCGCTCCGTCACCGCCGGGACGACCCAAGGCGCCCCTCAACTCCACCCTCTCCAGCGGCCCCGGCCCCCTGCCCAAGAAGCCCGTCTTGGAGAGCCTCTCGGGCGGCGGCACACCTCCCAAACCGTCTCACCTCAAAAACCCGGCGCTTGGACACAACAAAACCAAAGTCCTGACAAACAGGTTTGACCGCGGCCAGGATGGGACCGGTAAAGTCCCCGATCGAGGACTCGGGAAGAGTCCCGAAGCTTCAAGTCCGACGCCAAAGGGAGCCCTCAAGCCGACCATCTCCAGCCCCAAACCCACGTTCCCTAAACCTCCTCCTGCTGACAGCAAGCCCAGCGGTGGCTCCTCCCCGGCCCCGGCCCCGGCCCCGGCCCCGGCCCCGGCCCCGGCCCCACACCCCACCACGCCGCCCAGAATGCCCCCTTTGCACCAGAAACCCGGCAGCAGCTTGGTGAGACTCTGGCAGCAGAGTGAAACCAACGCCCCACAGGGGGTCCTCCAAGACAGTCAGGTGGTCTCTCCTCCCAGGCCTCCAGCCAGCAAGAAGCCCAGCTTGAGGAAACCTGCCTCGCAGCATTCTCACAACCACGATGCTAACAATCCCATTAATGGCGGCTCTAACGGCGACACCGCCTCGGGACCGGGACGGAACCCGCTCCCAAACAGTCTGACTCTGGGTCCTGCTCCGGCTAAGCCTGCCAGACCCCCGAACGTGGACCTGGAGGACTTCAGAAGATCTGCTG GAAGTGGCACTTTCGACAGAAGCGTGCCCCCGACGACTTTGGCTCCTGGTAACCATAGCAACCACACCGCCCAGCCGCCACAAAGTGCACTCCCAAGTCTGCCGCCGCGACCCTTTGGGAGCAc CATGCACCAAGAAGAGTCTTACGACGACGTCGAGGACGTCAGGATGAAGTCTCCGCCTCCTCCGCCTCTACCGCCGTCCACAG CTCATCCAAGTCAGAGGGCCAAG GAGGAAGAAGACGAGGGCAGCAGCGACGATGTGTACGAGCCTCTCGATGAACCGTG GGAAgaagaggagaagaagaaagaggagagAAGACAACTGGAGGCGGAGAAGAAGGAGCAGAAATGTCGAGAGAAGAAGGAACAAGAAGCTAGGAAGAAATTCAAG CTGGTGGGACCCTTGGAGGCGGTCCATCAAGGCAGGGTCTGTGCGGACTGCAGGGGCAGTAAGACGGAACTGGCACTGAAGCGAGGAGACGCCTTGGACGTCATCAGAGTCCAAGGCAACCCTGAGGGCAAGTGGCTGGGACGCAAACAGGATGGAAGCA TCGGCTACGTGAAGACCACGTCGGTGGAGATCGACTTCAACTCCCTGAAGAGCCATCAAGCCCAGCAGGTGTCCAAGTTTGACGTCTACGACGACGTGGACGTGGCCTCGTCGGACAGCAG CGGAGGAG TTGTCCTACCGCCGCCGCCCCCGAACGAGGACTGGGAAATATACAACGATGTCATAGATCCAGACTTGGATGTCAG TCCCCTCCAGTCCAGGTTCGCCGTCAGCAAGCCTCACGTTCTCCTCAAGTTGTTTGACAGAAACCGACGTCCTGCCAACGCTAAAGT ATTGCCTCCACCCAGCCAGTTCACAGCAGAAGACGATTCAG ATGCATTTGACGAGATCTACTGCGACGTTGACGCCCAAAACCAGCCGCCGCCTCCgcccatcagcag CATTCCCGGCTTAAAAGGCAAAGGCAAGGCTGAACCGTCGAACCCAAAGAaggtgaaaaagtttgagaaggAGGAGAAAGAGTTCAGGAAAAAGTTCAAA TACGACGGGGAGATCCAGGTGCTGCGCCGGGCCAGCATCACCACCTCCTCCGCTCTGATCAACAAGAAGTGGGGCGGCAAGGATCTGGCGGTGCGAGCCGGGGAGAACGTGGACGTGGTGGTGAGGACCGGAGACGACAAAGTCATCTGCAGGAACCAGGAGGGCAAAT TCGGTTACGTCTCCACCTGCCACATCTCCATGGA CGATGGCGACATTTATGACGACGTTGGCGACG ATTGCATCTACGACAACGAATGA